The DNA window GAAAGCACCACATAAGGAAGTAAACAGGAAAAAAGACTAGTTTCAGATCAACCCCATCACAGTTTAATTTCCTTTAAGTACACAAAGCATTTGTGAAATCACTTGAAAATAAAAAGGGCTGATCTGAAAACAGTCCCTCTGAGGCATGATGGGAAAACAAGTCCAAATGTGATTAAACTTTAGTTCTGTTTTACTGTGTGAACGTCAGTAATGGGCATTTCCATCTCCCCCCTCACTTGTGATGGATTTGCTGCAGAAAGCTCCAAAACATGCAAATGCACTTGATGTTCACAATTTGTTTCCCTTAAACACTGAAGTACCACTGAACTCCATTGTTGATCGGCCAGTAATGCACTTTCATGTAGTTGTCCGATGCAGTGATGCCTTGAACACCGTTGTACAGAAATCTGCTACAGCATAAGCATTACACATTGCGCTGTCCTACACAAGCTACCAATGGTTGGATGCACACACTAAGAGCCACAGAAGTGACTCCCATCCTCACCATTATGGGCCTCTCCAGTCACAGTGCCCTCTCCAGCAGGATTGCCATCCTGGTCCCTCCATTTCCAGTCAATGCCACGCACCACCCGCGCCCCAGGAACGATGTACTTCATAACCTGAGAGCGAAAGAGACGGCGCTGTCGTCTCAAGTTGGCCTCTGCCTCCTTCACTGCTTTACCTGACAATGCAGAACAAACCTTGACTGATAGGAAATATGAGCAGAGACAAAGCAGcatcaaattaaaaaaagcatGCAATTAAGGATGGTAATTTTTCTTTTGTGATGCTGTAGAAAACTTAAAAAGAGCTGTATTTTAAAAGGACTTCAGTTCATGtgttaatcatttaatttacaaaatttTTGGACCATGTTATTAATGTCATAAGTTGATCTACCGGTGAAATGATAGACTCTCTGgtaaaaaaaaacccaccaaacattaagaaaaacaaaaaaaccaaacaaacaaaaaaaacaccctGTATATATAGTAGTGCATAACTGAATCTTCAGCATTGCCATTATAGTGCTTTGGGAGCCAAATTCCAacagaaaaataagaaaaaaaaaaaaaaatcaattgtgTTAGGTTACTGCAATCAGGTCAATCACATGCCAAATATTCACATACAGACAAGAAACAACTCTTTGAGTAAGTGTAAATACTATAAATGAATAACAATATGACAAAGTGTAGCATTAAACATTATTGGCACTTACCCAGCTGGTCCTCACACACACCAGTAACGGTGCCATATATCTCTAGACCAGACAGGGAGAGGTAGTGTGTTTGTCCGCTAGCATTCTTCCCCATCTGTTTAATACGAATGTGTCTCCAGCCCTGCTTCTCATCTTTGGATGGATCCAGAGGCCATGTGGCTGTCGACCTAATGCAATAAGATGAGTCATATTAGTAGGTTCACAAAGTAAATATAGCACAATCATAGCAGACTCCAAAATACAGACACATACCCTGGCTCATTGAGAGAGCTGTCATCCACATGAGTGTAGAGTGTCATCCAGTTCTGACCATCTTTGGACACTTGAAATACCCAATTCCGGAGGGCAGATCGACCATATCCACGAGCATGGCGAAGTGTGTATGCAGAAGGGATGACCCATAAACCAAGGTCAATGGCAAACCATGCATTTTTATCATCATTGGTGTGACAGTTGAGAGCTGAGCTGTCTCTGCTCAGGATGTCTTCAAGTCGGCCATAAGGCAAGTttctgccctcggaggaggtcACAACCACTAATCCATAAGCAGCGGGGTTCACCCATTCATACGCCGTCCTGTGGACAAGATTATCTTCCTTATGCACATCATTTTGTCTAAATGGGTAATATTGGGGTTTAGAGTTTGACAAACTTTGttgatcaattaaaaaaatttaattgaaattgGTCATGCAAAAATGGACAAATGCTCACTTTGCGTTGGTGCCAATCCAGTACACAATTCCGTTCTCATCAAAGTCATGCTGGTGCCTGAAGATGAAGCTCTGGCCTTCTCTGAGCTTCCTAACAAAGATGAATGAGGACCTGTCAAAGTCATACCACTGCTTGGCCACCTAGGGAAAGAGAGGAGACAAAGTTATGATTTTCTCTCCGATGCCTATGGGGATACAGCTGAGTAAATATAGAATAATagaagaaataaaacaaaaaagcttTCCCACCATCTTGAGCAGATACTGCTCCAGTGACTCAACAGTGGCCAGTGGTTCCATCTTTAGCATTCTACCAGTACGATCAATCAGGGCTGTTTCACCAGGAGCACGCTCCAAGCGGAAGCGTAACCTCCTTGTCAGAATCTTTCACGACAGAAAGAGATTTTAATTAAATGACAAATTTATAATGAAAGATGTCACCGTTTCACATGCaccaaaccaaaaataaaacatccaGACAGAGACTGACCTGTAAATTATACGTTGAGCCTGGTGTATCATATAAGTGTAGAGGTAGCCGCTCTATTGACTCCAACACAGCTATCAGTTTGCGGATTAAGGCAACTGCGGGTCGGCTGGAGGGCAGAAATAATTAAATGCatgacaaacaaaaacaaattcgCTCAACATGTCCAAACCAGAAAAAGAACTTGCTGGTTGAGACTCAGAGATATAAGGAAGAGATCACTTTAGCATGCAAAGCCTGGGTAGGACACAATGACCTAATGTGTAACAGAAGATATTCTTTACCTTTCATCATCTTCATTTTCAGTAAACGCAGTCTTGAACACATTTATTCTTTCCATCAGAGGCTTACAATCATGTTTCATGTCTAGATCCACACTCTGTGAggcaaaaaagtaaaaaagtaatgAGTATTGGGAATAAAAGCTGACAACACGTTTACAAGTGACATTAATGTAGTTGCGTGTGACTCACATTGCTGAGGACAGTAAAAAGTGCTTGCACGAGGCCACTGCTGCACATTTCATATGGAGAAATAGTGTTCTCATCTTTGAGAACGACAATTAAATTTTCCAGAGCTGTTTTCATGAGGTCTCGCCATGTGTTTTCACCTTCAATGAGGCACTGAAGGAAAAAAACAGAAGAATAATCATACTCACTGTTGTCGTCTTTTGACCTCATCTAcacggaaaataaaaataaactgtgacaAAGTTTATGGTAATTATACCTGTCTGTTAGTATGTAACTCCCAAGCAGACTCTAGCTGGGTGGCAATGTTTCTCAGTGTGACCACTACACCTCTCGGCATACTCTCCACAGCCTTGAAGTGATCGTCGTACAGATCTCTGGCCATGGTTTTCACCTACAGACGCATAGGTGGAAAAAGAGTGTTGGCTAATTTCATGTAATATactaccgtttaaaagtttggggtcagtacacTTTTTTTAAGCAAGGATGTATAAAATTGATCaaagtgacagcaaagacatttataatgttacaaaaggtttCTAATTCAAATgttattcttttgaactttttattcataaaGAATCCTGATGTAAtacatcatggtttccacaaacaatgtgggaaaaaaacaaaacaaaaacacttaagcaacaaatcagcatatcagaatgattactaaaggatcatgtgacactgaaggccctgtttacaccagGTATTAAGAAGCACTTTGgttgatcagatcacaagtggataACGCTAAATACAGGGGTAAACAgggtctaaaatgttttaagcttgtccactttcaaccacttcaagaggtagttgaaaatgcatttgactggattgctttcgttgtcagggttgccaggttttcacaacaaaatccACCGAactgctactcaaaactagcccaatcgtgTTTTCGGcggggttcccctggtaaaattcgcattccaAGGGCTAAtaatcatgttatttggggttgcttcaaccgacatgaaaaacaacccacgaCAAcagttaaagtagcccaattccgcggGAAAACCGCTGACTTGGCAACACTCTTCATAGTGTAGATACTCATGTGGTCGAACAGCCGTGAAAGACCCTCTTCTCTACTCCTACTTAaggcgtaaacattatgggaagtatgccagccagacgggatttaaactttgtcggctgtagacccacatttggtttgaagacgaaaaatACAATTCTCTCACCATTCTTGATTTCGAACATGCACTCACAGCATTCGGCGAGGTCTTGCAGCTATTAGAGCAGAAACAACAGCTGCTGCTCTACATATGTTTTTCTGTTGTCTCTGTGcgcattcatatgtaaattgatTAGTCTGTAAAttaaaagatctgaaaaaaagaaaaaaaacccttCCCTTGTAGAAATCAGGATAGAAGTTGTTGAAAGTGTACAAGagatggataaaaaaaaaaaacaggtgtaAATAGCTGTCTCCCTTTGTCATCTTAATACAAGATGTAAACAGGGCTAaagacctcaaacttttgaacagttttgcAGCCATGGCTCAAATAGGCATAGTTAAATTTACAAGTCATGCTCTAAAGGATAtgaatgcaaataaatgctcAGTAGTCATACCTTCTGTTTAGTTTTTTCCAATTTGGATTTAAGCTTTCTTCCTCGCTTACCAGTCCAGCCAGTAACAAACTCGGACCCTATTACAAACAGAGGAACCAATAATTGAGTGACTAAGGAAAGATACTGACAAAACAGATGCTTTTAATCTACTATCCCAAACTTACCTAGAGAGGTTTCTGCAGTGAAAGAGTGCTTAGTGCCTCGGTTCGACTCGAACACAAAGCCTGGTAGGTCCTCTTTGAGGATGGTGGCCTGCTGGCCATCTGAGTTATGGATGGCAATCTCACCCTCTTTCAGACAAGTGAGAGACCAGTTTCCCACAGTGAGTTTGGTGGGACCTTGTGTGGACAGGATGGGCTGGCTGGCTGTCACTGGTTTGACCTGACTCCTGGCACGCTGCAGCTTTTCCAAAAACTCACTTCTGCTCTCTACAGGAAGGAGCAAAAGAAAGCATCAGCTACAGTGTACAAGTGTCAATCCTAATTTAACAAAGCAACACTATCTGATTTAACTGCTGTCAAGaactaattttgtttttttcattgatCGATCAGTCTGTTTTGGCAGGAGACCTACCCGAGCTGTCAGAGCCACCCTCTGGGCTTCCACTGGAGTACATGGTGGCCAGTTTACCATCTAGGATGAAGCGGAACCAACCATTGCTTCCATTGGAGAGCTCCAAAGCAGCTGCGTCACTCCAGATATAAAGGCAGTCCCTGCCTCTGATGATGGACCAGTCTCTCCAGTGGTAGGGCTTCCCCTGGTGGATCTCTTTGGCATCTTCTTGTGGTTCATCATCCTTGAAAACAGACATAGATCAACTTCAGAgcaattcataaatatttaaggttttttttcctcaaatatTTTAGATATACAAATTAATTGCACAACAATAAAGACATAAATCTGAACAGAGTTGATTCTGACCTTCTCAGGCTTGGCCTCTTCCTCATTTTCATCATCTGACGTGGGTCCTGCCAGAGTGGACACCTTATTAATGACACCCAGCCTGGCAAGCTGATCTAAAAACACGTCACCTCCCTTATCCACTAGATCCCTAATTATCTGAAGTGCCAGCAGGtgaccatcatcatcatcctgtgAGGGAGAAGAAAGGTCAGCAAGACTTAAAAATAGCCCTATTAaaatttctggaaaaaaaaaaaaaaaaaaacacatcatcaAGAAGGAAAGACTGAATTATCTGACCTCCTGATCCAGGACAGTCGCAGTGATCTCCACAAGTACAGTGGGCAAGTTGTGTCCAGCATCAGAGTCACACACTTCCTTAAGTAGAACTTCAGAACTGTAGTGCACCATCTTCCTGATCAGAGCTAAACTAGCTTTCCTGGGAAAGAGATGATAAAAACTTATCAAAAGGAAAGCATCAATGCCCTGCTGACCGTTGGCTCCAAAATGCAAAACATATAGCACTAAACTGGTTgtcttcattttaaaaatgtactttaGCACTGATGGCCCACTCGAACCCCTCACCTTATTGAAGGCAGCATGGTTTGCTGAAAAGTCTGTGCAAATACTGGGAGTAGCCTTTTCAGGTAGATAGGCGCCATCTCAGGGTCACCTTTTGGCTCGCtgccctcttcctcttctttaTTAACATCCTTCTTTTTCTTGTCATCTCCCTTGTTGACAGGGCACATCCAGTCTCCTGCATCACACATAATAAGAAACTCTTTATTTGGAAAATCTAAGAAATCCCCTAGAAGTCACCATTACAAAATTAGTGGTGAGTGACTGCATTAAAGCACAAGGGTGTAATTTCTATGCCACCACTGTCACCACCATAAAGAAGTGCAAAATGAACAGGGCTTTCCAAAATCTCCCTCATCTGCCATTGGTTGTCCAAACAAGCTACTCTGTCCCAAATGTACACTATTGGTTGAGCCAATAATGCTTTATCTGACTGATTTGAGATGCTTAAATGACAAGAGCAATGTTCTGATTATACCATATAGCCTCAGTGTTGACATTTTTGTAAGGGAAAATTAGCATACAAAAAGTTTACACTTGCCTCCGCATACTAAGCAGGgatataaaaaagtattttaacatttaaaaaaatacatactttAGCTTCAATCTTCTGAAGCTTTTACTTTCAAATAGCAGAAGGGAaacaacaattttatttttgtaagtgATACCAGTGGTTAACTGAAATGCCATGAAGTGAAGATAAAAGCTGATGGACTCACCAGGTGATTGGAGAATTGCTACAACCTCACTGTGTCCCCTCTCTCTTGCTTTGTCTAAAGGAGTTTTTCCATCTTCATCTCTCAGGTCAGGGTTGGCCCCATGGCGCAGTAAAGTCTATTGGAAAAAACATTtgccataaaaaataaatatattaaaaacaatgtATAATGAATATACAAAGACTTGGtcacatgacaaacactttACCTTGGCTACTTGTGGCCTGCCGAAACAGGCAGCATAGTGCAGAGAGGATGACCTCTGGCCTCTATTGACATCAGCACCTCTCTCACAGAGGAACTCCACCTTAAACAGGCCAGAATACAGTGTGAGATCTTCAATCCTCAGAAAACAATGTTCATCTGTTGCACTGACCCCATTCTTCTAACTTATACAAGCTATCACCAAACCAAGAGGATCAAATCAGGTTGTATTAGTGTTCATTATGCATGGCATTTGTAACACTTCTGCTAATGGTGCGTGAGCCAGAATTACAATCTTGCCATTTCAGCCACGTCTCCTCCACATTACCATACTGCACAATGTTAGAAAAATGCGGTCCTAAATTTAGCATGTAACCTTTAGACATAAGTCAGAGGTTTGTTTGCTCATGCTGCACTGTGTCTGAAGGCAAAATCTTGCAACAtgtgcactgaaaaaaaaaaaaaaaaaaaaggcttcaaATTTCCagatatttatacaaaaaaaaaaaaagcctaccATCTCTTGTGTTCCAAATGCAGATGCCCAGTTCAAGAGAGTCTGTCCAACATCATCCATGAAATTCACTTCAAATGCTTACGGGGgaagagaaaaaaagtaaacagTACAAGTCTGTTAGGATGTCACCTCAAAGCAACAAAAGCCATCAAAGTCCATCCATTCTCTGCCCCCCTCTCATTTACATTCATATCCCCCCACTCCAATATTGATCTTGCATGCACTACTTAAACACTTACCACCGGTGTCAATGGCATCAATGAGAGCATCGGTGTCTTTGCTGCGTATACAGTCAATAAGCTGTCGGTGGGAGCGTTCCCCAGAACTGTCGAGACGCCGCAGACCAGGGATACGGCCGGTAGAACCAGCTGTGGATTTGGGCAAAGCCTTGCGGCCCTCAAAGAGCAGCACCAACAGTAAGTCCACCAGCCGCATGGTGTCCAGCACACAGCGTTCGTCACCCTGCAGAGCACTCTCCATAGAGTCAGGCAGCTCTGAGCGCAGGAGATCCTGAAGGAGGAGAGGAAACACAAATATCCATAAATGTAACCAGTGGAAACTGGGATTTCAAATACATTTCAGAAATGTCCTCTTGCAATGTtctgtcacaaaaaaaaaaaaaaaaaaaaaagaaagaaaaaaaaaaggaaggagGAAACATAGTACTTGTGACATCTAGCAAATGGCAGGAATATTTCTGTGAATATACATCTTACATGTGTGACAAGTGGTGAGCCTCTGCAGAGTGTAGACAGCAGGCTAACAATGGTAGACACTTGGTTGCTCAGTTTAGAGTCTGCAGCAGATGGAGCGGCTCCACTAGAGGTCCTGCCAGGCTTGCAGGTGGAGGAGGGTCCAGATGCCGTCCCTCCTGCCGCAGCCATACGGGACAGCAGCTCTTCTGTCAGTCCATGCTTAGCTAATGGGGCTGGGTCAACTCCACGCCGTGTAAACCTGTCCGCTAGTGAAGCGAAGCAGCGCAGAGCTCCATCAGACACCTGTGGATTTCACCAGGACAATTACCATTAGTTCTTCATGTACACATGGGGGGGGGACTGATCTACAACCTGATTTTAATTCTATTAAATCAACAGTTACTTACActataccgttcaaaagtttggggccagtatgatttttttttttttttttaagaaagacatgaatacttttattcagcaaggatgcattaaattgatcaaagagAGAGTAAAagccatttataatgttacaaaatatttatatttcaattaaatgctgtTTATTTGAACATTCTTTGCATCAAAAAACcctgaaaaaatgttttgcgggtttacacaaatattaagcagcacaattgttttcaacattgataaaaaaaaataaataaattttcaccaaatcagcatactacaatgatttctgaaggatcgtgtgacttaagactggagtaaaggctactaaaatggaaaacagttattttaaattgtaatatttcacaatattactgtttttactctatcaaataaacagttttggtgagcataagagactttttaaaacaaattttaaaaattgtaatgaccccaaacttttgaatgggagCATACTTTTAAATTCTGAACAACTTAAATTTCAGTCCGTTCCTCACAAAATgctaaatacaaaataaagcgCACAAGTTTCTGGTCATGTACTACCTGGTGGTCTTCATGTTTCAGCAGACTAGAGAGGGACTCCACACATGTCTCAAGGGAAGAGTCCTGTGGCTCCATCTTACTGCAGAGGCGAGAAACTACTGCCATTGCAGAGTGCAATGTGTCCTTGTGCACAAGATGACCACTGTCCCTAATGAAGCTCAGCACACAGTTCAGTCCACCTGCTTCAAATACAGCTCCAGACTCCCGTGTGCAGATCAGCTCCAGAACCTGATGACACCAGACAATATATGGTATGACCATCATGCATTGtggaatttaaataaataaattgaaaaatgTCTGAAAGCAAATATAGCAATATTTACCTTTACACATTGCTCAGCCAGATCTCTGCTGGTCCTGTTGTTGAGCTCCACCACCACCAGCCGGTTACACAGGGCTTTAATGGCTCCATCTACTCCCACAATCCTGCGGGTACATTCAGCGGACACATCCAGGTAGTAGGTGATGGCCCTGGCTGTCACTTCCAGCACATTATCTGGTGCGCTCTCATCCAGGAAGATCTTACACAGAGCTGGGAGAAACGTCCGTGGAGGACACCTACGGTGGTGAGACAGCAGtgtcaaaagtgaaatgaaggTACAATATGGAAGAACAGTGTTGAATAGCACAATGGTaatatgcaatgcaataaacCAGATGTGCCAAACCAATTATTTAAAGCCAGAAAATGTGTATTTTCattgtgtatttaatgttaattaaacaaaaacaacaacaacaacaacaacaaaaaaaatcattcactgCTTTTGACAGAAtatcttttgtaactttaataaaggattaatctataattaatttatacagtgaaggctatgtagtgttattttacaattgatttcatttgtatgtttgttctattgtatttatttgtgctatagCTCAATTTGATTATTGGCTTGTTTCTATTACTGACAGTTTACttacaatattttacatttacaatattTGAAAATTCAGAGTTCAGCTGAGTTTGAGTCATTGAGTTCAGCTAGTAGTTTTTGGTGTCAATCTTATTAAGGTAACCCTACTTATtaaccttatttttttttaggtcaTAGGtcaaaaccaacaaaaacataaCTAggcctattttattttatttatttattattttttggtggtggggccagtgaaaattttgccaggacaagaaaaaaaattgactgGTCCAGTtgaaaaaaatccttagcgttgagCCCTGAGTGACATTCTGGAAAAACCAGTAATATCCATCATTAATGACAATTAATGGGGCTGGGTATTAACAAAATTCACAATTTGATTCAATTCTTGGTACAGTGTATGGCAAATTTTCAAGGGGGAAAAACCCCCTCTTAACTAATGCTTTAAAATTATACAGGGAACCCCAGTTGGTACAttcttataatattaaagtttaaaaataaattatttgtataGGCTACTTATGTTTAAAATTACAATaggaagggtttttttttttataatgttataataactttttaaatgacaattttaataGTATTATTAATAGTACAGAGGAAGAGATAATCAGTTCACTTGGGCTCCATGCTGCTGCTTTGCTTGAACAACAGCGATCGGTCATGCCACAAATGGTGTTTATTATCtgaattttgtaataaaattgacagaaaAAGTAATTATAACCCTAACAGAAAACAGCATAGACCAAAATATGGACATATTGTGACAGAATATTGAATAGTGGATTGGGTTTTATTTTAGCACACCtcgggtgcttctcaatatccctcctcatCTCCTTGaggcatcttgctttattaatatttattataatttttttttaaataaccaaacttcAACAACATATGGGTAGATCCCTTGAGTGCCACTGATGACGCTTTTAAAGGGAGGGAGGAtatatcatttcacttgattcaattcctctTTCCTCACGTCTTTTCCTTGTGTCCTTCTCTCCCATCctgaaggggtggagctaagacgcgaggaaaggaagcaaggaaagcaaacaaggatgcacaaataagaattgagaaggaCTCTCCATCCCTCGCTCATAGTAGACTGGCGTTGGAGGGGAGTGGTTAAGGATATTCAACCCAAGCTGTTAAACTGATGTCATCACTCAGAGAAGGAAAGCCATTCCAAATTGTCAGATTTTGATTATTAAGATAACCacaacaaacaattttttttttctctctgtattAACTTGCACAGAacaattgttcaccacaagactagtaatgtGTGCTAACAAAGTAAATGGGGTCAATTTTAGTTTTGTGATGACTAAGAATCAATATTAAGAAATCCATATTTTTAACGCAGCCCTAACAAATCAactgtaaatataaacaaatggCAGGCTTAATTTACATGTGCAAACTTTTTGCAAAAAAACACTTATACAGTTTGTTATACTTTGGCTTGAGAGGTTTGTTATATTTCCCTTCAGGTAGCCAGCCCCCACAATCTAAAGCTTTTCACAAACCACTAAATGACTGGGCATGGTCATCACATTTAAAACCAAAATAATTCTACATGACCAAGGTGCTTTTTTGTTTGTCTTGATCTTCAGCAGCTATTGTGGCTTCCTTATTTTGACCTCCAGGCCTACTCAGTTTAAGAAATTCTCACAACACAATGCTGATTCACAAGTTTAATTATAGACTTTTTAAGACAAGTAAACATGTTTACAATCTTGTGAAAACCTTAAATAATGCATGCAAGCTGCTGTGTGAATCTATTGGTAGAAGATGTGTATACCGATTAAGTTCATTACTTAGTTCAAAAATGTGAAATGTGCAATAAACTTATTTTAGTCTGAAGGTTTAGATGCatctgaaatgttttgtttttttattttgttgtttcaaAGGAGTTATGAACCGCATGTTTTATTATCTTGTTTCCTGAGGTGCACTTATATGCCAAATGCACCTTATGGCACTTTTCCACAGCATGGTACGGCTCACTTTttggcgcttttccactgcatgggacAGTTAGGTACAGAACGGTACAGCTTGCTTAAATAGCACCACCTCGGTTGAGGTTCCAAGCGTGCTGTACTGATACTAAATGTGACGTGTATacactgcagatcactgattggtcagagagaatcCTCACTACCAgatttaaccctcaggggtctgaggatttttgggaccctgaagaagttttgacatgccttgacatttgtgcttttttcagttgttcataaacattaatggaaaagtgtcattacactgtattcagcacaaactaggctacaataatatgtgaagAACATGTacgtacatgtttgtgtttttgaaggaataacgtttatgcgtggttattgaaaaaacaaaaaacttaagtcactgaaataaagccaaaaaatattaaatctttgttcacaagacttctgggtattggaggttgcagacttgagtttttgcttcaaaatgaggtaaaaattatgctgcctgcttgttcatataaaacaatagagacaTTTAAAtgttctaaaacatctttggtcaagaaacacagtatgcgtggaggcgtgaataatcatgaataatgggtgattctcacctaagacgacaaaagaatcgcataaagagctctaatgacctgcataaataatgagctctttcagacaggtaggctgtgaaaaaaccctctgtgatcatgattcaaatctcatcacgatgtaaatcaaacatacagaaaaaacagcaatactgtgaaatattattacaatttaaaacaatggtattctgttatattctttaaaatattatgtatttctgtgatgcaaagtgtctgaacagttatgttacctttatggcatttcatatagccttttagcttaaaaacatgcacatttggagaaatattgatggattctcatatgt is part of the Chanodichthys erythropterus isolate Z2021 chromosome 18, ASM2448905v1, whole genome shotgun sequence genome and encodes:
- the hectd1 gene encoding E3 ubiquitin-protein ligase HECTD1 isoform X10 encodes the protein MADVDPDTLLEWLQMGQGDERDMQLIALEQLCMLLLMSDNVDRCFETCPPRTFLPALCKIFLDESAPDNVLEVTARAITYYLDVSAECTRRIVGVDGAIKALCNRLVVVELNNRTSRDLAEQCVKVLELICTRESGAVFEAGGLNCVLSFIRDSGHLVHKDTLHSAMAVVSRLCSKMEPQDSSLETCVESLSSLLKHEDHQVSDGALRCFASLADRFTRRGVDPAPLAKHGLTEELLSRMAAAGGTASGPSSTCKPGRTSSGAAPSAADSKLSNQVSTIVSLLSTLCRGSPLVTHDLLRSELPDSMESALQGDERCVLDTMRLVDLLLVLLFEGRKALPKSTAGSTGRIPGLRRLDSSGERSHRQLIDCIRSKDTDALIDAIDTGAFEVNFMDDVGQTLLNWASAFGTQEMVEFLCERGADVNRGQRSSSLHYAACFGRPQVAKTLLRHGANPDLRDEDGKTPLDKARERGHSEVVAILQSPGDWMCPVNKGDDKKKKDVNKEEEEGSEPKGDPEMAPIYLKRLLPVFAQTFQQTMLPSIRKASLALIRKMVHYSSEVLLKEVCDSDAGHNLPTVLVEITATVLDQEDDDDGHLLALQIIRDLVDKGGDVFLDQLARLGVINKVSTLAGPTSDDENEEEAKPEKDDEPQEDAKEIHQGKPYHWRDWSIIRGRDCLYIWSDAAALELSNGSNGWFRFILDGKLATMYSSGSPEGGSDSSESRSEFLEKLQRARSQVKPVTASQPILSTQGPTKLTVGNWSLTCLKEGEIAIHNSDGQQATILKEDLPGFVFESNRGTKHSFTAETSLGSEFVTGWTGKRGRKLKSKLEKTKQKVKTMARDLYDDHFKAVESMPRGVVVTLRNIATQLESAWELHTNRQCLIEGENTWRDLMKTALENLIVVLKDENTISPYEMCSSGLVQALFTVLSNSVDLDMKHDCKPLMERINVFKTAFTENEDDESRPAVALIRKLIAVLESIERLPLHLYDTPGSTYNLQILTRRLRFRLERAPGETALIDRTGRMLKMEPLATVESLEQYLLKMVAKQWYDFDRSSFIFVRKLREGQSFIFRHQHDFDENGIVYWIGTNAKQNDVHKEDNLVHRTAYEWVNPAAYGLVVVTSSEGRNLPYGRLEDILSRDSSALNCHTNDDKNAWFAIDLGLWVIPSAYTLRHARGYGRSALRNWVFQVSKDGQNWMTLYTHVDDSSLNEPGSTATWPLDPSKDEKQGWRHIRIKQMGKNASGQTHYLSLSGLEIYGTVTGVCEDQLVKVCSALSGKAVKEAEANLRRQRRLFRSQVMKYIVPGARVVRGIDWKWRDQDGNPAGEGTVTGEAHNVCYFEVQPLSLPPNLTGWIDVTWDAGGSNSYRMGAEGKFDLKLAPGYDPESAPSPKPVSSTVAGTPQSWSSLVKNNCPDKGGSSSTAGASSSSRKGSSSSVCSVASSSDISLSSSRVERRVESLLEQGVGIVGGPPGAEGQEPIVVLSSAEAGSVSSTSTLTAETGSESGERKTPAPDGTSRQSAETTAISMGIVSVSSPDVSSVSESSSKDAASQRPLCSAASARLSVSSLLAAGAPMSSSASVPNLSSREASLMESFVRRAPNMSRTNATNNMNLSRSSSDNNTNTLGRNVMSTANFLDSCRANTLLAELDDEEDLPEPDDDDDENEDDNQEEQEYEEVLVRSRVNLGYHVHIHREEEEYETKGGRRRTWDDDFVLKRQFSALVPAFDPRPGRTNVQQTTDLEIPPPGTPRSEVQEEVECTPSPRLALILKVAGLGTTREVELPLTNYKSTIFYYVQKLLQLSCNGAIKPDKLRRIWEPTYTIMYRELKDSDKERESGKMGCWSVEHVEQYLGTDELPKNDLITYMQKNADSTFLRHWKLTGSNKSIRKNRNCSQLIAAYKDFCERGCRSSGLSSGTLSATQSCDILSAAREQAQAKAGSGQSACSVEDVLQLLRILFTIGGEPLSGRTLQEDVEELQFNASPEEFTSKKITTKILQQIEEPLALASGALPDWCEQLTSKCPFLIPFETRQLYFTCTAFGASRAIVWLQNRREATMERSRPSTTVRRDDPGEFRVGRLKHERVKVPRGESMMEWAESVMQIHADRKSVLEVEFQGEEGTGLGPTLEFYALVAAEFQRTSLGIWLCDDDFPDDESRQVDLGGGLKPPGYYVQRSCGLFPAPFPQDSDELERITKLFLFLGIFLAKCIQDNRLVDLPISQPFFKLLCMGDIKSNMSKLLYQNRVESDCHFSEIQSEASTEEGQDTYSVGSFDEDSKSEFILDPPKPKPPAWYHGILTWEDFELVNPHRAQFLKELKALSVKRRQILGNKILSEDEKNTRLQDLMLRNPMGSGPPLCVEDLGLNFQFCPSSKVHGFSSVDLKSNGEDEMVTMDNAEEYVELMFDFCMHTGIQKQMEAFREGFNRVFPMEKLSSFSHKEVQMILCGNQSPSWTAEDIVNYTEPKLGYTRDSPGFLRFVRVLCGMSSDERKAFLQFTTGCSTLPPGGLANLHPRLTIVRKVDATDASYPSVNTCVHYLKLPEYSSEEIMRERLLAATMEKGFHLN